GAAGCATGACTCGATGATATCAttactattttttcttcattcttggaTTCTGTCCTGATAGTCTGCGGTTCCAACATTCCATGGGAGGTAGTGTTGCTCAGTAAGCAGCAGCCGTGATGGTGATGATCTTATGACCTATGGTTCTCTGGGTTCTGGCTTTCTAGGATGCTTGGTGCCAGTACCCTACCCCTCACCTGGAATTGCACCACCTTGTCTGTGGCCAGGCATAAGTAAGTGCCCACCCCTCCGGGAGGATCACCAGGAAACTGGAATGCACACTTGTGCAGTTGGGAGATGGGCTCGTCCACGTCAAGGAGGGCGCACTGTTTGGCTACTTTGCGGATGATCTACAACGGAAGGGGAGCAGGGCAGTAAGGTGCTTGGATGGCCAGAGGCTGCCCTCCCAGCTAGCTTCCCGCTATCCAATAGCCATGCGGTCACTGGTAGGCTCCTCCTACCCTGCTCCACGCCCCGCCCACCCTTTACCTCCATCCCGCTCCACAAAGCCCGGATTATGCAGAGTGAGAACAGGTGTCTTTAGGCCTTGGGCTCTCAGCCTCTAGCCCTGCCCTTGTGGGTCACACCTTCCATATGCACCTGTGGggatccttccctctccccccaggaATGCCCTCTGTTCTCATACCATTGGAGGTAGTGTGATGCCTGTGACAGTACAGACAAGTTGCACTAGGGAGCCATAGCGGACGTAGCCTTCTCGAGGCGGAAAGCCCCCCTGAGAACAGTGTTCATCAGCTGGGgtgaaaaaaagggaagggaagaaaataaggTTTCAAGATTTtgcccccaaccctgccctcctCGCCTCTAGCTCCAGCCCACTTCACACATGGGTCTTATGGGTGGGGTCGGCATGCATCCTGGAGGGGTCCTCTGTGgctatctttaaaaatgtttgctccttgctcctcctgcttgagaggagaggagaggagagggctggACATTGGAGCCAGAATGGCTTGGACCAGTCACAGACTCACTGGGAATTTGGGGCAAGCCTTCATTCCATGGGCAAAGTATACTTTTCTCAAGGGGTTATAGGGAAGGTGGAGTGAACTCATGCATGCGAAGTGCCCAGCCCCGGGCCTGCTGCTGTGGTTACCCAGGTGGAGTGTGAAAGCAGCCCACTGGCGTGCGCTGGCCACAAAAGCCCCGTCCTCCACAGAGAGGTAGCGCGTGGACACGGTCTGGGAGCGCAGGCGGTTGAAGAGAGAGACCTTTGAGCCCGAGGATATGCACACTGTGAGGGGAGGTGAAATCAGCACCCAAGCCTGGCTTGGTTCCTTGTACTTGCCAGACAATTTCTGGTCCCCTGTCCCCTGTGTCAGTCCCCTTATATGCTCCCTGGCCTAGACACACTGGGCTGATTTTATGGTCATTTACCTAGCACCTGTGGTAGTCCTGCTTTTGTGCTTTTGTACTTTTGCCTGTTCCTTTTTTGCTGCCTGGGTATCCCAGCTCAGCAAGTAATATTACCAACTGTTCAGCAAGTGCCTTCTTTCGGGCGGGCACTGTGCTGGGTACTGGGCACCAAAGGGTGAATTAGACCCAGTTTTGCTCTGGAGGAGTTCACGTTCTCAGAGAGGagggacatatatatatataaaatttcaaaatgatgtGGTAAGGCTGGGTGAAGGAGGGCATCCTGGAGGAGGTTATACTCTCAGCTGGGGAGCAGGAAGTAGGTAAGGGTTGCTGAGGGCCTTCGTAAGCAAAGACCATGTGGTGTGAGACAGCAGTGTGATCTTTCCAGGGCTTAGCACTGATCTCTTCCTGCTTATCACTCATGCTTAGAgccatggttttgttttctgattgagCTCTGACCACCTGAGGAGAAAGCACTGGGTCATCTCCCTCTCTCGCCTGCTAGGCATACCGTAGGTGCTCAATTTATACTTAGTCCAAGTTCCCATCCATTGGATAATGATGATAGCTAACATTTGctgtgtgtcaggtactgttttaaatgctttatacATGCTAGCTCACTTGATTCTCTCAACGGAGCTCTGGGGCAGACATTATCTCCATTCAAGAGAGCTACCTTCTCCACATCGCAAGGCTGGCTGGTGCTTAGcggagtcaggattcaaacccaccCATCCAGCTTCAGAATCTGCACTCCTAACCACCACACGATAGCACCTACCTGATACCAAGGGCCGGACAGAGCCTTGCCTGGGTCTGAGAGGTTCTACGGGGTTTTTTAATAGACAGAAAGTAAATAtgatggagggacaggagctgggctCTGGAGGCACACTGACtcaagttcaaatcctggctcggTCTCTTCCTAGCTGGGCAATCTTAGCCGAGTCACCTGGATTGTCACCTGAATTGTGATAGGCCCTAGGAGTTCATAGGAGTTCATtacatgaatggatgaatgtCCCAGAGCTCCTTTTCCTCATCCCTGACATAGGAACAATGATAGTACCCACTTCAGAGGGACACGATGAATATCAAATAGGATGATTCGTCTTAATGTTGTCCAGGAGAGCTCCACCTTTCCCTAggtcttcccccacctccctgccaggGTAGAGGTGATGTCGTCATTGTTATTCAGCCCGACCCCCCTCTCAAAGCCCCCAGCCCTGGGATTTGTCACTTGGCATCTAGGGCAGTGCTTATTTCAAACTGTCTCTTTGAGAAGCGATGTGTGTCCTTCTCCCCTGCTAGGCGGTGGGTTCCTCCAGAACAGACACTTGTCCTTTCTTTACAGGGACGCGGCAGCTAGCACAGAGCCAGGCCTACATCAGGCACTGAATTGGTACTTTTGACTAAATTTCCGTCACTTTTAATTAAtttgtcttggggcgcctgggtggctcagtgggttaatccactgccttcagctcaggtcatgatctcagtgtcctgggatcgagtcccgcatcgggctctctgctcagcagggagcttgcttccccccctctctctgcttgactttctgtctacttgtgatctctctctgtcaaataaataaataaataatcttataaaaaaataaaaaaaaaaaaagttcaccttTAATTAATTTGTCTTTAGCTCAGTACCTGCCGGCCATTTTTGTCTGCTCTGGACGCCCGCTCCCGCCCCCTTTCCCAGGGTCTGGGCTCtgtcccctttcctctctgctcttGCTCGCCTAGTCCCCTAGTTTCTCTTTCTCGGACCTCCGCCGCACCTGCTCCCTCAGACCCCGCCCCTCTTTCTGCCCAGGCTCCACCTCCCCCGCTCTGGCCCCACCCCTCCAGTCTAGGCCTCCGTCCTCCCCAGTTCCGCCGCTCCAGACCTGGTGGCCTATCCCCGCCCTGCCCGGCGCTCACGCCCCGCACGGCTCACGGTCGGTGTTTTTCAGCGACTGCTTCTTCTGCGAGGGCTTCGAGATGACCTTGATGAGACGGCTGTGGAAGGTGCCCAGCTCTCGGCCCCCTCTGTGCACCAGACGCAGCACCAGTCGGAAGTGCTTCCTCTTGTCTGCGTCCGAGATGTACAGGGTCTTGGCGCAACCGAATTCCTACGGGGTGTGCGGGCGCGGGACCGTCTTGTCCCAGCTCTCCGCCACCAGGTCTGCCCCATCAGACGTGACATGAAGCCCCACGATCCCAGCTCCCGGGCTCACCCTCGGGGCAGAACCCCGGTTCTCCCGCCTCTCTACCTATCTCTTGGCTTCTTCGGGGAGGGTGATGGGTGCAAAGGACCCCTCCTCGccgagggaggggcagggatgggAGCAGGAATCGGCCCTTGTCCCGTGCGCTCTCACCCTGGAGTCCGGCTGCTCTTCGAAATTCAACTTTTGCGTCTCGGCGGCGCTGCCGGACGCGCCGTCCAGTCCCATGTAACCGCAGACCGTGGGCCCGGTTTCCCCTGCCTGGTGGGCTGGAAAGGGACGCGAGCGGGCTCAGGAAGGACTCAGGTGGCAGGCAAGCTGAGTCCTCGCCGCCAGAGGGCGCGGCGACACTGCGCCTGCGACCCGCCCGGCTCCCAGGCCCCGCTGTGCAGTCCCCCAGCAGGGGGAGGCGCCGGGCAGCTCAGGAGTCCGTCCTCACCTTGGCCCTGCACTGGCTTCACTCTCCAGCCGGGACCTGCGAGGTAGACACAGGGCGGGGGGCAGAAGAACCTGCGGAGACATGCAAACAAGCGCAGGACTCGCACGTCCGTCCCCCACTTGACCTTCTCTAGACTTCTCAAAGGCAGCATAAATGGGGCAGGATCCTTGATGGTTCCTCCAATTTTCCCACCGCCCTCCCGGGGCTTCTCCATGACCGTGGACCCCATTAACATCTGAACTTTCTTTTATCACTTCTTCCACTCAACCCATTAATCAGCCCTGTCTCCTCCACATTCAAAACATatccagaggggcgcctgggtggctcagtgagttaaagcctctgcctttggctcaggtcaagatctcagggtcctgggatggagctctgcatcaggctctctgctcagcagggagcctgcttcctcctcactctctgtctgcctctctgcctacttgtgatctctgcctgtcaaataaataaataaaatcttaaacacacacacacacacacacacacacacacacacacacacccagaatcCAAGGGTCTCTTACCACCTCCACCTGAATCCCAACAGCTGTCAGTTTTGCCTGGACTGCAGCATCAGCCCTCCGCGGCTCTCtccccttccaccccccaccccaacctgctTTGCACAAAGCAGTGGCAccgtcttttcctttctttaaaagccCTAGTCAATCATGATGCTTTTCTTTCTAAAACCCTTCGGTGGTTTAAATTCAAACTCCTCACATAATGTGGCCCCTGCTTTACCTCTCTGACTTTAATCCCTGTAACATCCCTCTCCTTTTCTATTTCCAGCCCCTCTGACTTCTTTTGCACCAGAATAGGCCAAGCTGGTACAGCTTCAAGGTGTgcgcattttcttttctcattaatGGGAGCACACTTCTACTGGATTTTCTCCAATCTGAGTCTTTTTTACGTTCGTCTCAGGTCAGCTGTCACCTGCTTAAAAGGCCTGCCCACCATCTTGACATTTCTAGCTCAagtgtcccccccgcccccgcttcaGTTTCTGCTACATTATGCTATTCTATCACTCTTCTAGCTTTTCTCACGATCTGGAAGGATCTTGATCACTGATCTGTGGGGAGTTTGTGGTCTGTCTCTTGCCCACTACAGTGAAGATGCCTTGAGAGCAGGGGCTGTACCTGGCACCTGGAGATGTTAGGTGCTGGGCCCAGTGCTGTCCAGCGAGTCTGGCACCTGATAAATGCCCACTAAGTCCTTGGTGAATGACAgaaggaatgaatggatggatggatgagtgagtGGGGACTGTGGAATCACAGGAGGTTCCAAAGTGGGAGCTAGTAGGGGCTGATGAAAAAGGCTAGTGATTGGCCAAAAGTTGAGCCCCGAGTCCTCCCCAGGGTTCTAAAAGGCACCAAACTGGGAGGCAAGTATAGAGTGGAAGGTGGCCGCTTGGAGGGGCTGCTGAGGCACCTACCGCTTCTCATTTCCATAGGACTTCTGGGCTACCTTGGCGTGCAGGATCCGCACAGTCTGCGCACCCTGTTGCTGCAGGCACTGGCGCACGCCTTCCCTCAGGACCATCACGCGCTCTGGGGAGGAcctgggagtgggggcaggcCGGCGGGGCAGCAGCGATTGTTAGGGGAGAGCGGGCATGGACCCCAGCAAGCAGGTTGAATTCAATGCAATGCATGGGGGCAAAGGACTAATTTAGTTCTGCTtctgaccccccaccccacgccctcTTCACTGGGGATCAGGGAGGGGAAGCGTTAGGCAAGAGAGGGGATTTGGGTGTAAGTTTGGGTGTAAGTCATGGGTTAAATTCTTAGGTTGCCAGGTACTCAATGAGGCCAAACGGAACCCACCGCCCACcaggaccacccaggcaccactccgCAGGTCTGGCGCTATGCCCGTGCCCCGTGCAGCCTGAAGCACTGCGTAGAAGCCCCAGCGGCACAAAGGCCACGCTGTGCCCACCTTGGGATGGAGACTGAGTATGGGAGGGTGCATGGTTTCCTTCCACTTTGAGGGGGCCCACCCCAGTGACATCTTGATGCGAGGGAGAAGAGTTTTGCTGGACCCCCGGGGCCCAGAGTGCTCTCTTGCTTGTCCTCAGAAGCTTGGAAACATGGAAGCCCCCCATCCCCCAAAGTGTCCCCAGGATTTTGGGGGGGAACATTTGAGTCCTTCAGGGGTCAAAGCACCCCTCCTAACCCCCTTTCTCCCAAGAGGAGGGGCCTGTTATTGTCGTAGCCTTCCTTCCCTTAATTACAGGACCTCCACAATCAAGGGACTGGGCCAGCCAGAGTCCAGCGGCCTGGGGGGTTTGGGGAGCGAGGGTGGTGGGCTGGCCCAAGGCTTGAGCAATCGCAGAGATACGATGGGGGAGTCTGCGGGGGCAGAGATTTGAGGGACCACCAGCGGATGGGGCCTGGGGAGCCATGCACCCTGCGGCCGCCCTTCTGAACCCTTCACCCTTGCGCAGGACCGGAGTCCGgggcttctccttcctcctggaGGGGGCAGCGGAGGGCAGGAGCCCGGCCGCGCCCTCGAAAGCGGGGCTCGGCAGCCGGCCGCGGGAGCCAGGCCCCGCTCCGCCCCTTGGGGCTCTACTCCGGGAAGGGCCTCAGAGGCTTCCGACACATTCCGGCGGCCGAGAACGGAGCCGCCCAGCCTCCCGCTGGGAGCCGAATTCCGACCCCGCAGCTCGCGCCGCCGGCTCCCGGGGTGGCAGGCTCAGGGGCGCCGCGCTGGCCCCGCCCCAGCCCTCTGAGGAAAGGGGAGCGCTCGCTGCGGGTGGGAGGGGTCGCTGCCCGcgctccccctccccaccgccaGCCCCGGGTTAAATGCGGCCGCCGCCTCGGCTCGCTCCAGCCGCCTGGCAGTCCCCACCTCCGGCACGCTGCCTGCGCCGTTACCTGGTCCAATTGCCCGGGAGGCTCCGCCCGTGGGCTCCGCTCTGCGGCCGCGCCTCCGAGCTGTCCGGAAGGCTCAGGTGAGTCAAAGGGCCTGGGGGCGCTGAGGGGTCTGCGGGGGAGCAGGCGTCAAGCCAGACCGGGCAACCGTGTTTTACCGCGCTGTACCACTGACGGAGCCCCCATCTGACTTGCGGTGCCCTTCGTCATTTCTGTGGGGTCCTTAACCAAGTTCAACCTCCACCAACAAGGCCACCATGGGTAGGGGGACTTCCACCCAATCGCCTCCCTCGAGGAACCGCCAAGAACGTCCCAGCGGTGTTTATTCTTCAGCCAACTCTTGGGGGGTTATTCACAGACCTCTCCTCCCTTTCGAGCCTGGTGTCCGCACCCTCAGGCATTTCTGAATCTTCCCAACTTTAGGATTAACCCCTCAGAGAAGCGCAGGGCTCTAGTGTCAGACCTGTCACTCCactgctgtgtggctttgggcaagacACTAGTCTCTGGACCT
This genomic interval from Mustela lutreola isolate mMusLut2 chromosome 9, mMusLut2.pri, whole genome shotgun sequence contains the following:
- the RBPJL gene encoding recombining binding protein suppressor of hairless-like protein gives rise to the protein MVLREGVRQCLQQQGAQTVRILHAKVAQKSYGNEKRFFCPPPCVYLAGPGWRVKPVQGQAHQAGETGPTVCGYMGLDGASGSAAETQKLNFEEQPDSREFGCAKTLYISDADKRKHFRLVLRLVHRGGRELGTFHSRLIKVISKPSQKKQSLKNTDLCISSGSKVSLFNRLRSQTVSTRYLSVEDGAFVASARQWAAFTLHLADEHCSQGGFPPREGYVRYGSLVQLVCTVTGITLPPMIIRKVAKQCALLDVDEPISQLHKCAFQFPGDPPGGVGTYLCLATDKVVQFQASPCPKEANRALLNDSSCWTIIGTEAVEFSFSTSMAWTREPVTPVPLLSTLELSGGGDVATLELHGENFHSGLKVWFGDVEAETMYRSPRSLVCVVPDIAAFGSDWRWLRTPITVPVSLVRADGLFYPSAFSFTYTPEYSARPGPPGAPEPAPDADALLESIHHEFTRTNFHLFIQT